The nucleotide sequence AACGAAGTGTTTTACCGATACTCTGGCCTATGGAATCAATAACACAAGCTTCATGATGTCGTTTGCCGACATCGATACCAACAAAAAACATATCACATACCTCCAAGTGGTCGGTTCCCGCATACCTTTGCGATATACAACCTAGTTTGACATACGAAGATCGGGCGATGCCCTTCAACATCCAGCTCATTCGTAAACTCTCGCAAAGTCGGGGCTACACTCTTTATACCGAGAACAAAGTCTCAAGGAGGATTTCGTAGCACTCCGACTCACACGAGAATATTATCTCAAAACTTGGAGGATACGTGAACAGTTTATATTGGATTGTCTAATATCAATATACTAGGAGGATACTGATGAATCTGCCAGTCGTAAATAAACAACGTGTGTATTTTCTTGATAACCTAAAAGCTTTTATTATTCTTTTAATGGTTGTGTTTCATGTTGCTATGGGATATACCACGTGGGATCTTAAATGGTGGACTGTAAACGATGTCCAAAAGCACTCGTTCTTTGATTTATTTATATTAGAAACAGATGTATATATTATGCCTATCATGTTCCTGGTTGCGGGCTATTTCGCCCCTATGGTTTTGTTGAAAAGAGGAGTATCGGGATTTTGGCAGGGTAAACTTAAACGTATTGTTATTCCCTGGGTTGGCGGAGTGCTATTCATTGCTCCCTTTGTTGCCTATAGTACTTTTTACAGCCGAATGGATACACCGCCCAACTATTTTTCCTTCTGGGCAACCGGCTTCTGGGGACCCTATTACCAACAGGCACAATACTGGTTTCTCGGCGTGTTAGCCCTGTTCTTTTTATTACTAACAATTGCCTATCAAATCAATCCTGCCTATTTTAAAAAGTCGAATCAACTAGCTACTCCTTCGTTCTGGTTTTTCCCGGCTTTTGCTTTGTTTACTGCGGCATCCTTTTTTATTGCTAATCTGTTCTTTTGGAATGATGCCTGGGTGAATGTCCAATTTTTATTCATGCTTCAGCCAGTACGCTTTATATTGCATTTATGTTATTTTGGGTTAGGCGTATATGCGTGGAAGCATTCCTGGTTTACCCCCGGTGGTTATAACCCCCGTTTACTCCCCTGGTGCATGTCCGCACTTATTATGTTGTTTGTTTTTCTGGCATACCGCGTTACCTTTACACTTATGCCTGATGTCCCGGTAGTCGCTAAAGTTGGTCATGCCCTTACCCATGCTACCTTTTCTCTAACAGCCACATTTGCTTTAATTGCCTTATTCCAACGTTTTTTTGATAGTAATGCCTACTTATGGCGCAGGCTTGCCGCTAATTCTTATATTATCTTTTTTATTCACCAATGTGTAATTATCCCCATCGGCTGCGCCGTGCAAAAAATGCAAATCAATGTCTGGGTAAAATACCTCGGTGTATCGCTTGTCACAGTGCTCCTATGTTTCTTAATTGCCGAATATGTAATTACCTATCTGCTATCTTTCGGAAAACAAAACCCAAACACCAACACACAACTTCCCAAGTAAAGATGCGGAGGCCGTTAAATCACCGCAACATTGCCGCCTATCTATATTAAATGATGCCAACAGCCCGGGCAATCCCGTAGGACAACAGTGCGCCGATGAACGGACCTACTACGGGAATCCAGGCATAGCTCCAATCTGAATCACCTTTGCCCGGAATAGGCAAAATAGCATGGGCCAGCCGCGGCCCCAAATCGCGGGCTGGATTAATAGCATAACCAGTCGTACCACCTAAACTTAGCCCAATAGACCATACTAAAATTCCGGCTAAATAAGCGCCTATTCCCGGCGGAAAGCTCCCCACATTTCTTGAGAACATGGCAAACACCGGTACAATCAACATAATCGTGCCCATAATTTCCGAAAATAGGTTGGCTGCCGTTTGGCGAATGGCCGGCCCCGTTGAAAATACCACCAAAATCAAACTATCTTCTGTTTCTGCCCAATGAGGCCAGAAATGAAGCCAAATCAAGCAGGCTCCGACAAACCCTCCGGCAATTTGGCAAAGCATAATTACCATAGCCTGAGCAGGCTGATAAATACCCATCAGCAGTTTCGCCAGCGTTACGGCCGGATTGATATCCGCCTGGGAAGAACCGGTGGCAATTGCGCAAAATATACCGATCATTACGGCAAAAGCCCAGCCGGCAGTAATCACCATCCAACCGCTGCCTTCCGCTTTCGTCCGGCGCAAAACGACATTAGCTATAACACCATTTCCTAATATAATCATGATCATCGTACCAAAAAACTCACCAAAATATTCCGTCATATTTTAAAATTCCCCTTTCAAGTAGCCCTCTTAGCAGCTATTGTCATTTATCAACTCCATATTTTTGGACCTTAGCCGCCACTGTTTTACGGGTAATTCCCAAGGCTTTTCCGACCGCGGTATAGCTTCCATATCGTTCCAAAGCAGCTTTAATGATATGTTTTTCGTAGTCGGCCAAGGAAAATAATTCTCCCTGCATGATTGCCCCATAGAGATCGTCGGCCTCAACATTCATGCTGGACATTTCCTTGCAATAACAGCACTCTGGTATGTCATCCAGCTCAATATAGAGACTGTCGGTCAACGCTACCATTCTTTCCATAATATTTTGCAGTTCCCGAACATTTCCCGGCCAATCATAACAGATAAGAGCATCCATGGCAGCTTTCTTAATGCCAATAACCTGCTTGCCAAATTCCCGATTAAATTTTTTCAGAAAATGATCCACTAAAAGGGGGATATCCTCTTTTCTTTCGTTAAGCGACGGTAAGTGTATGGGAATGACATTCAACCGGTAATACAAATCCTCCCTAAACAATCCCTCTTTGACGATTTGTCCCAGATCTCGATTGGTAGCGGCAATAATCCTTGCATCAACGCGAATTGTTTCCTCGCCGCCTACCCTTTCAAAGCAGCCGTTTTGCAGTACCCTTAACAGCTTTGTTTGCATACTTAATTCCATCTCACCGATTTCATCCAAAAATATCGTTCCGTTGTGTGCCTGCTCAAACTTGCCAAGCTTCCGTTTTACGGCACCGGTAAAGGCTCCCTTTTCATGTCCAAACATTTCACTTTCTATTAAGGTTTCCGGAATAGCGGCACAGTTTATCCGCACAAAGGCTCCCTGCGCCCGGGAACTGGCCTGATGAATACCTTCGGCGACCAGTTCCTTGCCGGTACCGCTTTTGCCACAGATAAGTACTGTCGATTGAACATTAGCCGCCTTGGCAGCTACTTCCAGTGAGTCCAGCACTTTGGGACTCATCCCAATAAACCTTTCAAAAGCTTTGCCATGCTTTATGGATCGAATCTTCTTCTGTTCAATTGATTCACTCCGCATCCGCTCCGAGTACCAGCCAGACTCTTTTTTCTCGCTTAACCGTTGTTCCAAATACTTGACCTTATCCATGGCCCACTGCAACTGTTCTTTTACCGTGCTTATATCCTGCTCATCTCTCACCAGCAGAACAGCGCCGCCCACTCCCTTTTCCGGGTGCAAAGGTATAATGTCAATTACCGTACAGCCGCCATTCGTTCTGGGATTGTTGCTATAACTAAATGACAGCCTGGTAGAAAGGATTGCCGTGAAATTGACACCCCGTGGTAAAAACTTGTCAATATTTTGTCCGATCATATGGCTGAGGTTCATCGTCTCCAACTGACACGAATTTACATACACAATATAGCCGTTTTCATCTATAATACCAATTCCGTAAGGTAAAGCCTCCAAAATTAAACTCTCTTTTTCAGATAAAACATTTCTTGCAACGAAATCCCCCGTCATGATTTCAATCCCTCCGGTACTGCAATAAAGCGAACAACCTTCGCCGCAGTTTATCCTGCTCCCGTAACTTAGCTACATACACCGTAGTACATCTTTTAATCTAATTTCAAAGCCAAATTGCCGTAATCCTTCCTTACCATGTATTTTTATGTAATTTTCTGCTTTCCTTGCTCCTTTTAAAGGAGTCGAAATATCAGGCTGATATTGCCGGTTATAGCAAATAATCCGTCTCATTAAACCAATTATAACAATTGATCCTACCCATGAGTAAGACTAGGGTAGGATCAATTTTATAGTGGTATGTGAACAAACAACATATTAGTATCCAATCTATTGCACCTTTTAAACTAAAAATACCTCCACGCCCATCCGGCGTATTTTTTCAATCATATGTAAATCAGCCTGCTTATCCGTAACCAGCATGTCTACATCACTAATATCACAGGCCTTGACAAAATATTCCTTGCCAATCTTCGTGTGATCTACAGCGATTACTTTCTTTTTGGCCTTTTTTATCAATACTTTTTTAATTTGGGCATCATCGATATCAGGTCCGGTTAATCCACTTTCCAAATTTAATCCGCCTACCCCCAAAAAGGCGATATCCAATTGGAAATTACTGATAAATTCTAAGGCCAGTTGGCCATAAAATCCTTTTTTAGCGGCGATATATACGCCGGGTACAGAAATCAATTGAATGTCTTTCGCATTGGCCAGCACATTCATGACTGCCAGTGAATGGGACAATACCACAATATTCTTCTTATCCATCACCGCTTCAGCGATGCTCTTGGGAGTTGAGCCGCAATCGATATAAACCGAATTGCCTTCTTTGATAAGTTCGGCACAAAAAGCCGCAATGTGGCTTTTCTCCGTTAGCAATCTTTTTTCCCGCACCATGACAGAAGTTATG is from Propionispora vibrioides and encodes:
- a CDS encoding acyltransferase family protein; the protein is MNLPVVNKQRVYFLDNLKAFIILLMVVFHVAMGYTTWDLKWWTVNDVQKHSFFDLFILETDVYIMPIMFLVAGYFAPMVLLKRGVSGFWQGKLKRIVIPWVGGVLFIAPFVAYSTFYSRMDTPPNYFSFWATGFWGPYYQQAQYWFLGVLALFFLLLTIAYQINPAYFKKSNQLATPSFWFFPAFALFTAASFFIANLFFWNDAWVNVQFLFMLQPVRFILHLCYFGLGVYAWKHSWFTPGGYNPRLLPWCMSALIMLFVFLAYRVTFTLMPDVPVVAKVGHALTHATFSLTATFALIALFQRFFDSNAYLWRRLAANSYIIFFIHQCVIIPIGCAVQKMQINVWVKYLGVSLVTVLLCFLIAEYVITYLLSFGKQNPNTNTQLPK
- a CDS encoding DeoR/GlpR family DNA-binding transcription regulator, with the translated sequence MLEELQKNKSVSISKLAAQLDVSSVTIRRDLNRLAEQGIVTLLHGGAVLNEGTAAITSVMVREKRLLTEKSHIAAFCAELIKEGNSVYIDCGSTPKSIAEAVMDKKNIVVLSHSLAVMNVLANAKDIQLISVPGVYIAAKKGFYGQLALEFISNFQLDIAFLGVGGLNLESGLTGPDIDDAQIKKVLIKKAKKKVIAVDHTKIGKEYFVKACDISDVDMLVTDKQADLHMIEKIRRMGVEVFLV
- a CDS encoding sigma-54 interaction domain-containing protein — translated: MTGDFVARNVLSEKESLILEALPYGIGIIDENGYIVYVNSCQLETMNLSHMIGQNIDKFLPRGVNFTAILSTRLSFSYSNNPRTNGGCTVIDIIPLHPEKGVGGAVLLVRDEQDISTVKEQLQWAMDKVKYLEQRLSEKKESGWYSERMRSESIEQKKIRSIKHGKAFERFIGMSPKVLDSLEVAAKAANVQSTVLICGKSGTGKELVAEGIHQASSRAQGAFVRINCAAIPETLIESEMFGHEKGAFTGAVKRKLGKFEQAHNGTIFLDEIGEMELSMQTKLLRVLQNGCFERVGGEETIRVDARIIAATNRDLGQIVKEGLFREDLYYRLNVIPIHLPSLNERKEDIPLLVDHFLKKFNREFGKQVIGIKKAAMDALICYDWPGNVRELQNIMERMVALTDSLYIELDDIPECCYCKEMSSMNVEADDLYGAIMQGELFSLADYEKHIIKAALERYGSYTAVGKALGITRKTVAAKVQKYGVDK
- a CDS encoding MIP/aquaporin family protein; translation: MTEYFGEFFGTMIMIILGNGVIANVVLRRTKAEGSGWMVITAGWAFAVMIGIFCAIATGSSQADINPAVTLAKLLMGIYQPAQAMVIMLCQIAGGFVGACLIWLHFWPHWAETEDSLILVVFSTGPAIRQTAANLFSEIMGTIMLIVPVFAMFSRNVGSFPPGIGAYLAGILVWSIGLSLGGTTGYAINPARDLGPRLAHAILPIPGKGDSDWSYAWIPVVGPFIGALLSYGIARAVGII